GAAAAACCGTATGTGTTCATCGTCGATGAAATTAACCGCGGGAATATTTCAAAGATTCTAGGAGAATTGATTACGCTCATTGAACCGTCAAAACGACTTGGAGAAATGGAAGAGACGCTTGTTAAGCTCCCATACTCTAAAAAGGAGTTTGGTGTTCCGAGTAACATCTATATTATCGGAACGATGAACACGGCTGATCGTTCTATTGCGTTATTGGACACTGCGTTGCGGAGACGCTTCCAATTCATCGAAATGGCTCCAGATCCGCGGACACTTCGAGGTATTTCTATCAAAGGTGTACATTTAGAATATGTCCTCGATATTATGAATCGCCGGATTGCAGCACTATATGATCGAGATCATATGATCGGTCATGCCTATTTCACGTCACTATCATCTAGTGACGACATAAGTGCATTGCAGCAAATCTTCTTAAAATCAATTATTCCTCTATTGCAAGAGTACTTTTTTGATAATGTTGAAAAAATAAACGCTATATTCGGAAATGATAAGACTTATCCAATTCTCATTCAAGATGTGCCAGCCTTTGGATTGTTCGACTCCTCAATTGATCCAAATGACTTAGAGACAAGCTATCGTATCAATTATGCCATTCTTGCTCAACCTGAGACATATCAAGCGATCTATGGGAATCAATATGCAAACGTATGACGTTATTGAGGTAATGGAATATGAAGACATCATGTGTACAGGACCACGTCGAAATGTCGATAAAAAAACCTTTAAGGAACTAGAAAGTCTCATGCTCGAACTATCGGAAGAGGGGGGGATGGATTAGATTTCTTGACGCTATCTTCAAGGAAAGGTGTCGGAAAAGTGATTCGCGCTAGGAATTATGTTGGTGTCTTACAGATGCCAAGCGGCAGACAACTTCAAATCCTTCCAAAAATTGATGCAACAAACGCAGATGCTCGCACAGCGATGCTTAAAATGCTGAAAACGTTACGTACATTCCCGAGTAAATCTTTTGATGCAACGGAACTGGGAAGCTCGAAAATGCCAATGTTTGAAGTCTACATAAGTCTTTTTCTTCGCGAAGTGTCTAAGGTAGTCAAAAGAGGATTGAAGTCCGACTATCGCACGAAAGAAGAAAATGTACGCTTTTATAAAGGGAAGATGAACTTTGCGCGTCAGCTTACCATCAACCATGTCCATAAAGAACGATTTTATGTTGCGTTTGATGAATACAGCATCGATTGTCCAGAGAATCGAATTCTAAAAAAAACATTGATAAAGGCTATGCTGATAGCATTAGATCCAAGGAATCGTCACGAGGCACGTCGTCTCTTACATCATTTTGATGGTGTTAGGGAGAGTCACACGCTTGATCAAGAGTTCGCGAGTATTACTGAAAATCGAAAGAATGGATATTATACAAATTGCTTAGAATGGTCGCGACTCTTACTAAATGACTTCAACATCTCCAATTTGGTTGGTCATACGCGGACTCAGTCTCTCCTTTTTTCAATGAATCAGTTGTTTGAAAGTTACGTCGGAAGACTCATCGAACGTCATACTGGAGAAGGCTGGGAAGTATCACTTAAGAAGCCGACAAAGTATCTATTCGATAGCGGATCGTTTAGACTCGTTCCAGACATCGTTATGAAGTATATATGTCCTGTCGATAAAATAGCAAAGACACGAATCATTGATATGAAATGGAAGGTTCTTAATCCTAAGGTAAATAATTTGGGGATTTCACAATCAGATATGTATCAGATGTTTGCATATGCTAAGAAGTACGCGAGTAAACAAGTAATTGTCATATATCCACTCGTTGAGAGCTTCGCTGCTGATCAGAGAATATTTCGCTACATGAGTGAGGGTATTGCAGTGTATATTTATCTACTGGATTGTGTAAACGGAGAAAAAGATTTGATGCGATTTCTTGAAGATCCAGAGCGTCAGATATAGTACGTCTTGTATCGATATCCATGATTAGACACTATGAAGTTGTCGAGGGAAGGTTCACAAGGTGTTCAATTGAGTCATCAATTATGAAGAAAAAAAGAATACATAGGATTAGTTAGCGGTGTTATACCGCATCTTATATGCATCAAACCATAGTGATCCAAAAGCAGAGATACTTGATTATCATTTCGTATTAGCTATTGGATATGAGCATACTTCGTATGGTGCTTATTTTGTTATTAATAATCCTGATAATTGTGCAGATAGTAAAG
This region of Exiguobacterium acetylicum DSM 20416 genomic DNA includes:
- a CDS encoding McrC family protein, translated to MTLSSRKGVGKVIRARNYVGVLQMPSGRQLQILPKIDATNADARTAMLKMLKTLRTFPSKSFDATELGSSKMPMFEVYISLFLREVSKVVKRGLKSDYRTKEENVRFYKGKMNFARQLTINHVHKERFYVAFDEYSIDCPENRILKKTLIKAMLIALDPRNRHEARRLLHHFDGVRESHTLDQEFASITENRKNGYYTNCLEWSRLLLNDFNISNLVGHTRTQSLLFSMNQLFESYVGRLIERHTGEGWEVSLKKPTKYLFDSGSFRLVPDIVMKYICPVDKIAKTRIIDMKWKVLNPKVNNLGISQSDMYQMFAYAKKYASKQVIVIYPLVESFAADQRIFRYMSEGIAVYIYLLDCVNGEKDLMRFLEDPERQI